In the Symmachiella macrocystis genome, CACCGGCAAAGCGGTGCAGTGGCTGAAGCAGCGCGATTCGGACAAGCCGTTTTGCCTGTTTGTGTGGTTTAAAGCCCCGCACCGCAGTTGGTTGCGGGCGCGACGGCATCACGACCTGTTCAAAGATGTCGCCATCCCCAAACCAAAGACCTACGACGCCGACCTAAAAGGCATGCCGGGTAAACCGGACGCTTTTCGTAATGCCAATAACCGCATTGGCGATTTTAACGACGTCCGCTCGTTGGACGGCTTCGTTAAGGACTATTACGCAACGTTGGTCGCCGTCGATGAGAACGTCGGCCGTGTCTATGATGCGCTCAAAGAACTGAAAGAACTCGACGACACGGCCATCCTTTATACCTCTGACAATGGGTTTTTCCATGGGGAATGGCGGGCGTTTGACAAACGGCTGATGCACGAACCGTCCATCCGCGTACCGCTGTTGATCCGTTATCCCAAACAGATTGCCGCAGGCCGCGTCGATGACCGCATGGTAACCAACGTCGACATCGCCCCCACAGTGCTCGATTTGGCCGGCGCGAAAACACCTGAATCGATGCACGGTCATAGCACGGTACCGTTGTTCGCCGGAGATAAGAAGACCCCCTGGCGTGATGCTTGGCTGTATGAATACTACGAATTCCCCGGCGCGCACAGTGTCCGCAAACATCGCGGGGTCCGGACGGATCGCTGGAAGTACATTCACTACTTCGCGGAACCACAGGAATACGAATTGTATGATCTGCAAGCCGATCCGGACGAAGTGCACAACCTCTACGGGCAACCAGAGCACGAACAAACCGTGCAGATTTTGCGACAGCGGTTGCTGGATTTACGCCGCGAAACGGACGATCCCGATTTGGAGTGAATAAAAAAACGGCGGTCGCGATTTCCGAGAATCGCGACCGCCGTGGATGTTGCGTGGTTTATGCCACTGTTTCGACTTAGGCTTCTTCCTCTTCCTCTTTATCATCCGCCGGGGCCTCATCGGCGGGATCCGGCAGGATGATGTCGTCTGCCGGCGGGGCAAAGTCGCCAGGTCCGGGTCCAGGGCCAGCGGGTCCGCCCATGCCATTCATCATGGCCATCATCATGGCGGCTTGCATCAGCGTTTGGTAGTTGATGTCGTTCAAGCCTGCCATGTCGATAACGACGTCGGCACCAGCTTGTTCGGCGCTGATACCGGCCAACATTTTTTGCACTTCTTTCAGAACCGGCAGCATCATTGCGGCGGCCCCTCCTGGAGGTGCGGCTTGCATCTGTTTTAATTGGGCATCCAGCCCGGTGCTCGCCTCCTGTACGGATTGCGTGATTGCTTTCGCAAATGCACTAGCCGCCTGCTCGTCGACCAGTGAAAAGGTAGACTGCACACGGATATCCGGCGAGATTGTCCCCCGCACCACAGCCATCTCCAACTGCTCGGGGAGTTTCTCATACGGCGTGCCTGCGGCACGTTGCGTCTGCGAGGCTGCCATTTCGCGCAGTTGGTCATTCACCGTCACCAACAACACAAGATCAGACGATGCATCGACTTTGGCCAAGGCTTCGGTCAGAGGTGTTTTTACTGACCCTTTGCCGTCAATCAACTTTTTGATGACCGCTTCGTCCTGTGCCAAGATGGCGGTCGACTCATCGGCCAACAGCACGTACGAGTCAGTAGCAGGCTTGGGGGACGGCTCGAACGGAGAGGCTTCGGCTGCGTCATCCCCTTCAGCCGGCTTCGCTGGTATCGCATGGTAAAAGGTGGTCCCGGCATACTCGACATCGACTAACTCCGCGATCTCATCGTTGCCAGCCACGATTTTATCGAGCATGGCCTTGCCACCATGTGGCTTGGAGAAAGTGGCGACAATGGAAACTGGTTCCTGGATTCCTTCAGGCCCTGTTGGGGGACCACCGCTGATCACGATTTCGTCCATGTCAGACGGGTCGACGCCAAACTTTTTGGACGTTTCGGCCAATTGTCCAGCCACAGTGGGGTCTTCCGA is a window encoding:
- a CDS encoding sulfatase family protein — encoded protein: MTIRHMILTMSLLGAVWLGADRVQAAEPPRPNFVIFMTDDQRFDALSCAGNTILQTPNIDRLAAEGLRFTNMFVTNSLCAPSRATLLTGQYSHTHGVRDNKKKQIPATTAILPEILREHGYEVAFCGKSHVRGALRDRKWDYYFGFKGQGNYLKPVIAEGVDGKDLPREGYMDDIVTGKAVQWLKQRDSDKPFCLFVWFKAPHRSWLRARRHHDLFKDVAIPKPKTYDADLKGMPGKPDAFRNANNRIGDFNDVRSLDGFVKDYYATLVAVDENVGRVYDALKELKELDDTAILYTSDNGFFHGEWRAFDKRLMHEPSIRVPLLIRYPKQIAAGRVDDRMVTNVDIAPTVLDLAGAKTPESMHGHSTVPLFAGDKKTPWRDAWLYEYYEFPGAHSVRKHRGVRTDRWKYIHYFAEPQEYELYDLQADPDEVHNLYGQPEHEQTVQILRQRLLDLRRETDDPDLE